GGTAACTCGAGCAACTACTGAACATCAGAAGCAAGAAACCTGATGAACAGCCACAGAGGTCACCAGCCGACTGAGATGCCCAGAGCGgttgccctggcctggcccatgaATGGTACGGTTCTGGGACCATCAAGGTGCTCAGAGATGGAGCACCACGtgctggtgtccctagcctctgattgccagaagcaGGCAACGGGGGATGAATCACTGGCCTCCACTTCTGTGTTTAAATGGACCCGACGGCCGGCCCCTGTTTCCCCACACATGGCTGCGTTCCTTCTCCTCTAGGGCACCTGAGGCAGGAGGGACGTGGAATCCTGAACTCACATTCACAAGGGCCCTTCGTTTCCCCTGAAAATCCTGATTGGTTGGAGGTCGGCTCACCAGGCTGGCTTCCCAGCAGAGGGGCTGAGTTGCCAGGGGGCGTgcatgtgtctctctctctctctctctctcacacacacacacacacacactttacagcCTCTGCAGCTCCTTGTGCCTTGTCCTTCCATCACAGAAGCCCTGAGGAGCTATTCCAACACCTCCAGCGGGCAGCTGGCTGCAAGAGTACCTGGCAAGCCCTCCGCGCACCTCACCCTCCGGCAGCAGAGCGCTTCCCAGGACGGTGAGTCTGGGTTCCCTGCAGGGGACCAGCAGTGCCCGGGGAGCGGGGGCCATCAGCCTGGTGACAGGTATTAGAAGACGGGCTTATAGATTCTGGCGGCGATGGGAGGGTGTAGCGGATTTCATTGGCACGTCGGTGGCAGAGCTTCACTTTTTGGGCAGTTCTTCCCCggtcagggctggggttgggtTCTGCACCTGTCTGGGGCCAATCTCTGTTTATCCGCTCAGCGTGAAGCCCATAACGtgggctggcagcctggcacaGGATGCCCTtcgctcctgccagcccagcagtGACTCTGCCTGCCTTCTCCCCTAGGAAGCTCAGGCCACTATGGGGAGCTCTCCCAGTCCTGCCGCCACCCCATCACCCACTGGGAGGACAAGGCCATGCACTCGCACCTCCAGAACATCACCTACCGGGAGGGCAAGCTGCGGGTGAGCCAGGCGGGCAAGTATTACATCTACTCGCAGATTTACTTCCGCTACCCCAGCGAGGGCGCCGCCACCCGCCTCTCAGGCCAGCAGCTGGTTCAGTGCATCAACCGCGAGACCGCCTACGGGCAGCCCATCCTGCTGCTCAAGGGCGTAGGCACCAAGTGCTGGGCGCCCCAAGCAGACTACGGCCTGCACGCCCTCTACCAGGGCGGCCTCTTTGAGCTCCAGGCTGGCGACGAGCTTTTCGTCTCCGTCTCCTCCCTGGCCATCGATTACGACGACACAGCAGCCAGCTACTTTGGGGCCTTCCAGCTCGACCTGTGAGAGGGTGGGCCCTGCGTTTAAATCCTCCTCCCATTGGAGGACCGCATCGCAGACTCTTGCCGTCACTGGTTTGCACAGCCCAGCTGCGAGGAATCCggatcctgctgctgctcctgccttgcGAACCCACCTGGCCCTGCCTGGGTGACGGCTCTCCTTCACAGAGGGGCCGGAGCCCCGATTTGGTTGTGCCTTTGGAGGATTTCCCACAGCCGCAGAACAGTGGTGgaagagccggggggggggggcggggggggcctccAATGCATCCCCCACTCCATTGTGGAGCCAGAGCCATAGGCGTCAGCAAACTGTCCGGAGGCGGCCAGTGAGAGCGGAACGGGGCTTGTCACCCTGACCTCGgcgtggtgctgggggtgcagggaaggCCCTGATGTGCTGTGAAACTCACCCTTCGGgtactgggaggaaggggagttCTGCTCAGGTGGGGTGGTCTGGGAAGCAGTCAGAGGGTCTGTTCTCTCGGCCCAGCATGTCCACCCCACCCCTGGAAGGCTCTCAGCTGGCAACACGCCACTTACAGCCTCCTAGTCAGGGAAGGAGCCTGGGTCTGCTCTGCTAGGGACGGAGTAGGTTGTGTGTGACCCAGCCCGAGCAGCTTTGGAGCAAGCCATCACGAAATGCATGACTGCAATCCTTGAGGTGCGACACCTGCATCGCCATGGGAGTggtgggatgggggagcagggctggtggcccAGTGCATCAGGATGGCATGAAAACCACACACGGGGAGGTGACACCATGCTGTGTCCCTGTAGCCAGGGTGCGACAgtccactggggggtggggggtctgaaTCCACAGCCTTCTCCCTCTAGAGACTAAGGGCAgcagggcccatggcagctgatCTGCGCGCCGCCACCACACAGCCCGAGGGAGGAAACCAAACACCAGGGTGTGACATGACAGCCGAGGAGGGGAATGTCGGTCAGCGAGTCGGGATCACTCTTCTGGCCCGCTGCACAGGTCGGGTAGAGCCAGCCTGCAGGGTTGTGGAGCTGAGCCTGAAGTAAGCCCCATCAAGATCTGCCTCTTCCAAAGGTGGGATCTTAACCTGATAAGAGTTACACGGGTGCAGTCCTGCAGGGGCACGCCCCAAAGCTGTGCAAAAAGGTCTTAATTCACATCAGCTGTCCTTAGTTTGGAATCAGCTAAAGTGAAACTGACTTGCGACCCTCTGAAATGGACTCGAGCGTCTATGGGAGGGAACGGCCTGCAGAGACCTAAATTAACTCCTAAGTCAGCTTAGTTAAACGGGTGCCTGACCTGTGTAGGCCGGCCTATAGCAACGCTGCAGGGACCAGCAGAGGCACTGGGACCCTCTCCCAGCCATCCAATTCAGCACTCGCCTCCTCTCCTCACGGCCACATGGTTTGTGCCACGCCTGTCAGAAAGGACTTCCGGCTACCAGGATTCTGACAATCCCCTTCCTTGGTGTTGGCTGCTCtggtgccagctgggagctggcgtGGCAGGCGGCTAAATAgacaggaaagaagaaaagctggcGTTGGAGGTTTGTTTTAAGGGGCAGGACTGGGTTGTAAGGCCCCGGGTTTAGGGGAAGGTGAGCGAGATGTTACAGAGCCAGTCGGAACAGAAGCATTTGCAGGGAAGTAGACAGTGTGAGCAGCTGACTTTCCCTGGCTGAAAGCGACTCTGTGAAAACAGCATCTTCTGACTTGCAGCTCCCTCCAATGTGTGGCTCGGTCggagcagcagcaacaaaatAAGTTTCATTCCTATCAGCCCTGCTGAGCCAGCTCAGAGCGTGCGAGCTGGATTCCAGCTTGGCTGTGTGTCACTGAGGCCAGCAGAGTTAACCCAAGGCCTTGTCTGTGCTGGGATTTCTGTGGTATAGACACAGTTTACACCGGCACAACCTGTAGCTCGTGCCATTCTTTAGGAGGCTGCACTGGTTCAGGTATCTTAGGGGCTAAAATCCCCCAAAGACAAGGCCTAGATCTCAACTGCATAGTCCCGTTCTGCCCTCAGTTACGCCCTGACGGCGGCGTGGGTGCCAAGTTTTGGCTAAATGCAGATTTTGAACGGCCAGCACTGAATCGGAGCGCACTGCCTCATTCCCCGCTCCGCGTAAGACGCTCATAGATCCTGAGCTGGCAAGACAGAGACCCGGCTTTCATCTGTGTAATTACTTGTATAGGCCATGTATCATAACAGCAACACTAGACTGGTGATATGTACAGACCGGCTCGAATAAAGGATTGTTTCCAGTCAAAGGTGTGAGTCTGCCCAGCGGCGTGGGGGTGTGATGCCAGATTTCTGTACTTTTTCAGTAAAACTTGTTCAGTCTGAGTTCGTATTGCTCGACACAGCTGAGCATTGCGAGTTGGTACTCCATGACCTGCAGCCCGCCAAAGCCCATACAGGCTCCTCAGGCTTTTGGGGTGGTACTGAGGACTGTCTCtttcagggctgagctccccAAAGAGAAtcggggtgggggccagcaggaCTCTTGTTATGCGGAGCCACCTGGCAGCAAGCATGACGCTGGACTCTGGATTACGCTGCAGCAGGGAGGCTCAGATACGCAGCATTACCCATGCTGGCCAGAGGCGTGAGATCTTCACCCATTGAAAAGCAGATGTAACCTCTTAAGTGAGCAGAGCCATTTCAGGCCCTGGTCTGGAAGGACTCTGCCCTGCTCCCTTCTGCCCGGGGCCAGAAACTTACCCTTGCGCTCGCTCCTGCGGATCATGCTCTCTGTCACCTGCgagaggagggtggggagaggtcaATGAGGAAAGAGGAGCTGTCTTCCTGCCCCCTTGTGTCCTGTGGCCGCTTCCAGGCCCCCAGATCTGCCATTGTTTCTAGTGGTGTCATTAAACTCTGCTGGACTCCACACCCCTTCTGGTAGGATAAAGCACCAGGCTTAACAGGTTTGTTTGGGCATAAGCTGTCCCAGGCCAAAACCCACTTTGCCAGCTGCGTGGGCTAGGCCTTGACCACAAAGCTTACACctaagtaaatctgttagtcttgaaggtaTCACAGGACTCCTTGTCTTTGCAGATTCAGACAAACGCGACTGCCTCCCTGTTGGGCATGtccaactgccactgaaatcaacggGAGTTGGGCACCTAAATGCATTTGGGGACCTGGGCCCAAGGGATCAGGGAACCCAACGCTTAGCAACAGGCTGCTTCTCACTACGCCTCCCAGCTGCTTTTTGTTCATACAGTCGGGGAAGTTACATGGAAGTCTGGATGGGGTTCTCAGGCCAACCTCCACACCCCCTACGGACGGGTGGGAACACCAGAGGCTGAAGCCACATTGAAGCAGAACATGCAGCCAGAGAACTTAAAACACTGGCCCCAAACCCACTAAAGTCAGAGGGTGAAAAACTGGctccattggagtcaatgggaaaGTCCCCCATGACATCCGTAGAGCCAGGGTTTGGAGTGGCAGGTAAGTGTATTTCCCGTTCCAAGATCACCTTGCCAAAGAGCTGCACAGCCCGAGACAAACAGCATCCAGGCTCCCCTAGCAAGCCATGGCCCAAAGAATCAACCTGTGCACAGCAGGCCAGCGATCAGGGCAAAGAACTCTGCTCACTGAAAGCACCCTGGGATCTTTGAGGAGGGAGCAGAGCGGCTTTGTTGCATGAGTTGGTCCTAGGGAGCCTCTGAGTTTGCTCCAGCTTGTCTTGCTGATCTCTGAATCTCAACCACAGGCCCTTGTGGCTGATAGGCCCCATGGGGAGAACTCAGCCACCAGAGCAGCCTGATGCCTGTCTTCATGAAGCCTCTCGGCCTGGGCTCGGGTCCAGTTCCGCTTGTTCTTCAGGAATCGGGCGAGATAAGAAGTCTGCTTTGGTGATTCGGGTGCTGGGCTGTGAGTCAGCTCTAGGTTCACTGATTCCCTTTGATGTTGGGCAAGTCTCTGAattgtcgtgcctcagtttcctcacgcAGAAGGGGTGCTAACAGCACTTCCTTGTCTGTTTTGATTGCAAGCTCTTCGGGGCAGGGACTCTCCGCATGTGCCAGGGAGTGCTTGCGCCCACCCGCAATGGTGCCCCAGTCTTGGCTAAGTACTACCCAAAGCTTTTCTCCCTCCCTACTGGTCTATATCTGAGTGCATGCTTACTGGGGCAGGCTCGGCATGCGCTGTCTGGAAAGCGCAAACGACCATCAGTGATGCTCCGGAGGCTTGTGAGTCTAGGTCAAGGTCTTCTGAAACCTGGGCAGGCCATGACCTTCTGGGCACCGGCCATTTCGGTTGCCTGCCCCACATGTAACCCTGACAGCCATTCAGTGTTGTCATGCACTAAACCACCTCCTGCGTTTTACAGCAGTGAAGCCGTGGGTCGCTGAGCAGAGCCTCCTGCAGTGCATTCAGGATTCACACtgctgggaagaggagcaggTAGGGCCGTGCTGACTGTTGCCATCCCTCCGTGGTCTCTCGCTGCGGCCGGTCACCAGATGCAGTCTTGCTATGGGGCCTGTCTGTGCTTCTCTGCAGGGCGCAGGAGCAACTCAGTAGGATTGATTATTTCAGCTGGATTTTAAAGGGCACCTGCGATAGCCAAATATCTCTTGTGCAGTTGATCTCTCTGCTAAGAAGGGGCTCCAGCTCCGGTTTGCCCGTTCCAATGCAGCTGTACTCTCGGCAAAGGGCTTTCCCATTGTAACTGCAGCTCTCGCTCTGGATATTTGGGCTGAAGCATTTAAACCTGTCTTCCCGAGACGGGTCCTGCTCCCTGGTTAATTCTCTCACTCCTACCTCCTGCCACGACCACCACTTGGTATCTGCTGTCCACTCGGCTTTAACTCTTGGGAATCTGCTCGTGTGACCCCTCAGCATTTGGTTTGATTCCAGTGGCACCTGTGGAGATGAAGAGATTGATTCCAACACCCTCGTCCAAAGCAGGAAGATCAAGTGATGATCTGGTGTAACCCCAGACTAAGGCCCAGAGCTCCTCTCTCCGAGCCCTCCTCCAGCCTGAGCAGCCTCTAAAAAATCCTGCTCAGCAAACAGGTTCTTCTTGGAGCCTCATCAGTTGCTTTAGGGAACTCCATGCAGGGGCATGTACATCAAGGGGGCGGTGCTGCAAAATTAGAGTCCGAAGGAGAGAAAAGCCACTGGTCTAAACTTAACTGAAGATCCCAGGCAGAGCAAGACCCACATCTCTCCCTCCTGGGGATGGGAACAGCCCAGATGCCAAGGTGAGAGTCTGCTAGGGGAATCCCTGGTATCAGCTGTTCCCATCCACAGGGTACAGGAGACAGAAGAAGCACGATGCCCTCTACACCCACTAGGGATACACACCCTGGCTGACTGCTCCCGCTGCCCTGAGGGATCCATGTGAGGCTCCTTTGTTCTCATTTACGTCTGGAGATTTTCCTGTCCCAACAAAGCCACTTTGCTGGTTGGGAGCTTGGCCCCGGACCTGCCCACAGGGCGCAAACCGCCTGCTGCAGAGATTTGCTAGTCGCATGCTTCAGATCTTACAATGCCAAATGGTCTAGTCCTGTGCTGTCGCTGAGCTCTCTTCCCCCAGGAAAACCCTGCAGGTTTCACAGCCTGGCCCCGTTTGTCCCTCTGCAGTTGGGCTTTAGAAGTTCAGGCAAGGCCTTCAACGACATCTGTCGAGATCACTGGCCCAGCGTATCTCCTGAGCTATCAGACAGAGAGCGCCATGTTCCTCAGACAACCAGACATCTGCTGCCCCTTACTCccactcaggcaggcagctcacacaCAGGACCAGGGCTGCAGCGAACCACCACCCTGTCTTGACCTCCTTTCCATGGGCTTTTTCCTCAGTGATTTGTATTGCAACTtcagctcctaaatcacttagatGCCTTTAAAAGTTTTACCCATAATCCCCCAAGCAAGTTggtctctctcttcccttccacccccgccAAATGACTCAAGCTTTCTGAAGCCCTTAGCAGCTCCCCCAGGTTGCCATGCCAGCAAGTCAAAGGTGTTAAACCGGATCAGGGCTACCCGGTTCCAGATTAGGGGCCTCCAAAGACACCGAGGTGCTGCAGGAGATAAAACTGGCGATTCACATTGACCCGCCCGGTGGGAGCAGGCGTTGGGTTGCTGGCGGTCCTGCCTGCCAGTTCACAGGCCACACAGGAGCTCTGAGCGTGCTGGTCAGCAATCCCATGCCACCTGTTGCAGGAGGCTGGGCGAGCGCCAACATCCCTCTAATTCTTtacctgtgtgcagaataaattttgcgatgtgcaccacctgtagacacacatgctgtgtgcactctgctaaacagctgggcagcgttgcgatctcccctgggtggctgcccaagtgctctgctGACAGGGAATGCTGGAGTTTGCCCTGGCCAAATTCCAGTTTGGACAATGGGCTCTGGCACATCCATGGCAGGGGAAAGGGATTTCTGTGCCTTGCAGAGGGACTGTCAGGGACCAGCAGAGCTCATGAACTGCAGGACAAAGTCTCTGCCCTGCAGTGTGACTGCAGCTACGGCCATGTGCAGTTTGAACTATGCCGAGCAACACAGAGGGTGAGAGGAGAAAGCAGCTGGTATCACGTAGGATGAGCTCAGGATCTCCTGCAAAGCCAAAAGGGAGGGGAGGCCTCCCCGCACATTCTCTGCTTGGGGATCGCCATAAATATACGATCACTCCCCAGCTCCGCTGTCATTGGCTTGTCAATGGACGACTCTCCCATGGGTGGGGTTCATAGCAATGTTGTCCAGTGTTGTCCAGTGCCGGGACCATTTCCAGACCTCGCAGCAGTTTCAGGCGCTGATCTCCAGCTGCCAATCAGGAGATCAGTAACCAGCCAAACCCCTGGAATGGAGAAATTCCGTGTCAGCCCCACACTGATTCTGAATGCCAGGCACACTCGgcctttcctggctccagccactgaaAACCAGCTGGCTTGGTTTGCAAGGCAGGAAACACATTTGATTCCGAGCAGAGCTCCACCGGTGAGAAAGGAAACACAAAAGCCGGAGAGTGTCGAAGTAGAAAGTCAGAATTAAAAAGCGAAAGAAGTACAGGAATgcgtctgcctctggggtggaaggCAGCTGCCGTTTTCACCAGGCCATGCTATATGAATGGACAAAAgggacagagcagccagtccaaaCCGCACAGGCCCTTGGGGAAGGAGATCACTGAGCTGGAATCTGACCTGAGCGCTCAGAGAAAACCCTCTTTTCCCACTAGAACGGCCAGGGGATCATTTAAGGAGCAAAAAGGGTTAGAGCCTGACTGAAGGCTAACGGCGGGTTCTGCAGCAAAGCACCCCCAGCATCACACCTGGGGGATAAATGCCAGACCAGTGCCGAGAACATGACACTGAACCTTTCCCTCCACGATCAGTGCCCCTCGCTGGTGGTCCCCCATACACACGTCAAGCAGGACTGATTTAGATTACATGTATGTAGGCCATTGCATGGCTCAAGGGATGGCCAGGGGTTCAGATCCCAGGCCTTGCTGAGAGCTGAGCTGATctggagatgctgcagcagcagagccatgggGAGGAGGACCACAACAGAGGATGTAGCAGTCACTGCAGGAAGCAGGAGAACGACCCTGGGGTGCCCAGGGATTCCGGTCTGGTGCCAACTCCAACCAAGATCCCAGGCAAGAACCAGGCCTGCCCTCCCCGTGCCCTGGCATTGGATGCCACCCGAGGGCAGAGGCCACAGCGTGGAACAGTTGCCCAACCTGTAACATTCCGATTGTTTGTACAAGGCCATGCCAAAGGGCTGCGCTGTACTGCGCACACACAGCCAGTCCTTGCCTGCAGAGAGCTGGCAATCTGCAGAGCTGCGGGCACCAGCCTGGATTTACAGCCACAGTAATGGAGTTGCTGGCCCCGTCTGAGCCTTCGCCTTGTTCTTGCAGTGGTGCGACATGGCTTTGCCACGGACACAGCCTCTCCTTAGGCAGCACTGGATTGCCTCAGGTCTCCCTCACCCTGTGCCAGCTCCTCTTCCCTGGACGTGGCTAGACTGCCCGACAAGTAccacccctgcacctccacccatCACCCTTGCAGCAAGCCCTGGATTGCAGCACCTGCCCACGTGGGTTTGTCCTAGATTCTGGTTGATTTGTTTGGCTGGGAGCCTTACTCCACAAAGCCCTTTCTTGGCAGCTGGGGGCCTTAGCTGAGTAATTGTTTCCTGAGAGCTTttcaggcagctgcccccaggatTTCACCCTGCTATAAAACTTCCCTTCCAAAGTAAACTCATCATCCCCATCTGCACTCTACTGCCTATtaaacatggtttcccaaactggggacgGGCCACAAGGCGACCCAGCCCCCGCACccgaagaaagagccggcctttgcttccagctctcggcccctgccattttatgagggtgacccggtgcagccgctataaaaatcaggcagccagtgaagccccatgtggagctagctgccttctacAAAGgggggtgagtgtgggttggggaggggaggataagGATGAGAAGAAGGTTAGATGTGGGGTTGGGAGTGCTTGgcgtgggggaggaggatggggtgacTGGGGAActgaggggtgcctggctttgagggaggggaggggcttgggcagctcaggctggcgggtgggCCGCCGGCCCCAAAAGCACGGAGCTCGCGCTGATGGATGTCTGACAACACAGAGCTCAGGTGGCAGctgagtggctctggcagcacagggctcaggcgggcgggcagctggcacagggctgaggaagctggccagctggggcaccGGGCTCCTGCAAGGGGCTACGAAAAACaacttgtacttatttttaattttgaataacTTTTTTATATCAGGTGTTTGTGTTTATCTTAAATTACAAATTGCATTTTGTgttcggggcgggggggttggatggcggtaaagaagaggtgggggaggcgtgaggatttctcaaaagtcaaaaggggggcgtgatgctgaaaactTTGGGAGCAGCTGGCCCAAAGGACCCAggctggcgggggaggcaggAGATGCACAGCTGTGAGAGCAAAGCAGCTATTGTTACCTGAGCCAGTTTTGATCCTCTGAACGCAGACACCCCAAAATGAACGGTGATAAGGGTGTAGAGTGGGAAACCTTCAGGAAGGGCGGGGAGATCAAGTGAGGAAAAGTGCTAGAGAAGAGGTAGGATTATGGTGACAGCAAGTTGCAGGGCAATGGAAGAAGCAACTAAGCCCTGTTCACAGGGTGATAACTGGAAGTTGCTTCTTCCACTGAGTTTGAAAGATGGGAGCATCTCATGCCTGTCTGCTTTGGCAGGTGTAGGATTGAGCTTTTGAGGGCAGGTCTTGCCCCCTTCCCACCTAACCATGTGAACATCTTAACATCACTTGAAAGGCCAACTCAGAGGAGCTTAACTTTCCAACAGAACAGAAACGACAGCCACAGCAacccagcaccccaccctggtGTGGCTCAATGCACATCAGACCCCCGCCTGCTAAAGGTTTAACCGTCACTTTTAGGATTTTAAAACCCACATAGGCTGTTTAAAATTGAAAAGGAGATTGTGCGCTCTTTGGAGGCGGGGGAGTTTCTGTAGCTCCTGGCTGTTATGGCAACACCAACATTAATGACAACGAGCGCTATAATGTGAGAGGTCTCTGGGATGCAGGGGAGAGATGAATCATCTCTTTTGGACATTTCTAGGGAGCCTCTCTCAATGACATTCACTCAGGAGCCAGCATTGCTAATCCAAAGAGTTCAAAAATTCTCATATCAGGTGCGTTCTCCCCCAAAAAAATCATGAAATCAAATTAGAATCACAGTATTCTTTGTTTAAACCATCTTTGGGGATCTTTTCTCTTTGCCTTCTGGTCCTTGAACCTTTGTTGTTCACCTGCTTCCCAGCCTCAGGCTTTTCTCCGTGAGTAAGGCTAGCAAGACAGTATTATACAAAATGAAAGTGAAGCTTCTCCTACAGTCTCTccattccagcagctgggggggaagCAGAGGAGTAGTGTTAAGAAAAACACTAAATATTGAGAGAGGTGGTAACACCGAACGGATCACaagggttccctctaacttcttccatcctgggaagaataaattttgttatttgcaccaaggtatgtgcaggtGTGCGCCACTGGCAGAAGCAGAGGCTGCtgactgtgagtgctctgctaatcagctgggcagcacctgaatttctcttgggcagctgcccaaacattcagcttacagggaacactgctgatcGCAGAGACAACATTGGCCGAAGGCAGAACAGGATCTGCATATGGCAGATGGGCCAAGTTATTTATTCTGCAAGGGTAAGCAGCTGGCCTCTTACTCCTGTGGGCTGTGCTGGATAATGAGCGAGCTGAGGAAATGAAGTCCAGCTTTCAAGGAAAGTTTATGAGGGAATGGAGATTTTAGCACCCCCTATTCTGTCTGCTTGGAGCGATGTGTATGTAAGATGCAGATATATGCGTAGATAGATATAAAACAGGCTAAGCCATCAGCTGGAGTTGACGTTACAAGTGTGTGTGGTTAGTACACACGCTGGCCATCCAGTGTGCTGTGTTATTTGTGTGTTAGGACTATAAGGTTGTGTACTAAAGCACCACTGAACAGCAGAAAACCcaacacagctggggctgggaagggctgggaggcCCAGGAAGAACCCGTGAATTTCAGCCAACTGGCTGGGTTACAGACTTCCACCATCACCAGAACCCTGGTCATGTCCAAAGCTCGCTCCAAACGGACAGAGCTGTTCAGTTAGAAGTGACAGCTGAGATGAGCACCGGTAGCTAAAAGGTTTTCCACTGCCGCATTTCTAATCTCTGCCCCAACCAGACAGATAGTACAGGCTCTGGCTTTCTCTGAAAACGATCTAAAACTCAACCACTCAACCTTGACAAAAATATCCACTGGCATGAAGAATTCCCTAGGAACAACCAGACTGAGCAAAACAGCAGTGTCCGAGACCTTAAAAACAAACGAAACCTCCAAAACAAGAAGTGTTTTTCCAACAGCAGAAACCTCAGATCTCTTTTTTTATATGCCTCAAACTTTACAAAGAATTTCCCAGTAGCCAGCAGGCACCCAGGAGACATTTTGGAAgacaaacattttgtttttttaaacaaaagaaatcGGGGAGAGGATCAGTTGTGGGCGAGGATGAAAAATTCACTCAACCTGACTCAACCTGGGGCTTGGTACCCTAATGTTTAATCCATTCAA
The nucleotide sequence above comes from Carettochelys insculpta isolate YL-2023 chromosome 13, ASM3395843v1, whole genome shotgun sequence. Encoded proteins:
- the LOC142020400 gene encoding tumor necrosis factor ligand superfamily member 10-like, with translation MAHPAQNNQQYFRSDSSDSSACMMGPGAGHREEPGLGKRRKQPCSPVWVAMAVMSLLALQIASTTGLFVYFTMSIAKLKAQTQGSPEELKCLQLINKLQEVPDLEELIGNQSCLKLANGIKSYVTMVTENIIRRSERKEALRSYSNTSSGQLAARVPGKPSAHLTLRQQSASQDGSSGHYGELSQSCRHPITHWEDKAMHSHLQNITYREGKLRVSQAGKYYIYSQIYFRYPSEGAATRLSGQQLVQCINRETAYGQPILLLKGVGTKCWAPQADYGLHALYQGGLFELQAGDELFVSVSSLAIDYDDTAASYFGAFQLDL